A region from the Brachyspira hampsonii genome encodes:
- a CDS encoding ABC transporter substrate-binding protein: protein MKTINIFFIFFSILLFSCGNADKNNKNLSIKDRAGNNIVLPEKIENIACLSPSITDVILALGLADKITASDSTSIEILQTNNIDASNITVFDMLNPDSEKMIAMKPDIVFVNNFSVFSGKNSLDSIKASDICVAVIPNSDTIKSIEDDITFLGNVLNKSDAASNIISIMDKNIKNIRAIGEGIENKKKVYFEIAALPNLYSFGTNVYLDDMINIIGASNIFSDKNSWITTAEENVLFTNPDIIFTSVNYIDNPSEEILNRKSWQNINAIKNKDVYYIDSASLPTHNIVNALIMMAKYIYPNEYKDIEIIRN, encoded by the coding sequence ATGAAAACTATCAATATATTTTTTATTTTTTTTAGTATTTTATTATTTTCATGCGGTAATGCGGATAAAAATAATAAAAACTTATCTATAAAAGACAGGGCTGGAAATAATATAGTTCTGCCTGAAAAAATAGAAAATATAGCATGTTTATCTCCTTCGATTACAGATGTTATATTAGCATTAGGACTTGCTGATAAAATAACAGCTTCAGATTCCACTTCAATAGAAATTTTACAGACTAATAATATAGATGCATCTAATATTACAGTTTTCGATATGCTTAACCCTGATTCTGAAAAAATGATAGCTATGAAGCCTGATATTGTTTTTGTTAATAATTTTAGTGTATTTTCAGGAAAAAATTCATTAGATTCTATAAAGGCTTCGGATATATGTGTTGCCGTCATACCAAACAGCGATACTATAAAATCTATAGAAGATGATATAACTTTTTTAGGTAATGTTTTGAATAAAAGTGATGCAGCTTCTAATATTATAAGTATTATGGACAAAAATATAAAAAATATTAGAGCTATAGGTGAAGGCATAGAAAATAAGAAGAAAGTTTATTTTGAAATAGCCGCTTTACCCAATTTATATTCGTTCGGAACTAATGTTTATTTAGACGATATGATAAATATTATAGGTGCATCTAATATATTTTCTGATAAAAATTCTTGGATAACTACTGCTGAAGAAAATGTATTATTTACTAATCCTGATATAATATTTACAAGCGTTAACTATATAGATAATCCTTCAGAAGAAATATTAAACCGTAAATCTTGGCAAAATATAAATGCTATAAAAAATAAAGATGTGTACTATATAGATTCAGCTTCATTGCCTACACATAATATTGTAAATGCCTTAATTATGATGGCTAAATATATTTATCCTAATGAATACAAAGATATTGAAATAATTAGGAATTAA
- a CDS encoding FecCD family ABC transporter permease, which yields MIKKVIIILLLVIISAVLSICIGSVFIHPKEIFAILLYKFFNFEIMNIDKINSDIVGIRLQHSILSLFVGASLSITGVVIQSILRNPLASAYNLGISSGAGLGAAFIIIMGISFNQYIFIGISMLLAFITILFILFISNRIDKYMSNNSIILAGIVISLFLSSLMSFLSYMFPKYSNQIILWQLGSLFVRNKLDILIIIFITLISLLLLMKYSNVLDIMTFGDETSLAIGINVKNMRIFFILISSFITAVLVAFTGIIGFIDLVSPHITRKIFGAKHIIVLPMSALIGALILNVSDIFSRIIVQGSNIPIGIVTAVIGAPFFLYVFISSSNMKGM from the coding sequence ATGATTAAAAAAGTTATAATAATTTTACTTTTAGTTATTATTTCTGCTGTATTGTCAATATGTATAGGAAGCGTATTCATACATCCAAAGGAAATATTTGCAATATTACTATATAAGTTTTTTAATTTTGAGATTATGAATATAGATAAAATAAATTCTGATATTGTAGGTATTAGACTTCAGCATTCTATATTATCATTATTTGTAGGAGCTTCACTATCCATAACAGGCGTTGTTATACAGTCAATACTAAGAAATCCATTAGCCTCTGCATATAATTTGGGAATATCATCAGGTGCAGGTCTTGGAGCAGCATTTATTATAATTATGGGTATATCTTTTAATCAGTATATTTTTATAGGCATATCAATGCTATTAGCCTTTATTACCATACTATTTATATTATTTATATCAAACAGAATAGATAAATATATGAGCAATAATTCTATAATACTTGCAGGAATTGTTATATCATTATTTCTAAGTTCTTTAATGAGTTTTTTGTCATATATGTTTCCGAAATATTCAAATCAAATAATACTTTGGCAGCTTGGAAGTTTATTTGTGAGAAATAAATTGGATATTTTAATAATAATATTTATTACTTTGATATCATTACTTCTGCTTATGAAATACTCAAATGTATTAGACATAATGACATTTGGAGATGAAACAAGTTTAGCTATTGGTATAAATGTTAAAAACATGAGAATATTTTTTATATTAATTTCATCATTTATAACAGCGGTTTTGGTAGCATTTACCGGCATAATAGGTTTTATAGACTTAGTATCTCCGCATATAACAAGAAAAATATTTGGAGCAAAACATATAATTGTACTTCCTATGTCTGCTTTGATTGGGGCATTAATATTGAATGTTTCTGATATATTTTCAAGAATTATAGTTCAAGGCTCCAATATTCCTATAGGTATTGTTACTGCAGTTATAGGTGCACCTTTCTTTTTGTATGTATTTATATCCAGCAGCAATATGAAAGGAATGTGA
- a CDS encoding ABC transporter ATP-binding protein, with translation MNDMQITNKMFEVKNLYLSYTNKKEVLRDISFYVNSNESLCIIGPNGCGKSTLLKSLCKIIDIDKGEILINNENIKKIDSYKTIAIMSQISAIYFGYTAYDTIMMGRYSSYKDKLLSIPSKADKEFVIYYMEKLKIMHLKDKLITELSGGELQRIFLARTFVQNPSIILMDEPTNHLDLNSQIELIYHLKEWVKNERRCIIAVLHDINAALNFADKLLILKNGGSKYFGSIDNFDIRLLNDIYDINVIDYMNKCFNKWK, from the coding sequence ATGAATGATATGCAAATAACAAATAAAATGTTTGAAGTAAAAAATTTATATTTAAGTTATACAAATAAAAAAGAAGTCTTAAGAGATATTTCTTTTTATGTTAATTCAAATGAAAGTTTATGTATTATAGGGCCTAATGGATGCGGAAAAAGCACTTTGCTAAAATCTTTATGTAAGATAATAGATATCGATAAAGGAGAGATACTCATTAATAATGAAAATATAAAAAAAATAGATAGTTATAAAACTATAGCTATTATGAGTCAGATTTCTGCTATATATTTTGGATATACTGCTTATGATACTATAATGATGGGAAGATATTCAAGCTATAAAGATAAATTATTATCAATACCAAGTAAAGCGGATAAAGAATTTGTAATTTATTATATGGAAAAATTAAAGATAATGCATTTAAAAGATAAATTAATAACAGAACTTTCAGGCGGTGAATTACAGAGAATATTTTTGGCTAGAACTTTTGTACAAAATCCTAGTATAATACTTATGGATGAACCTACTAATCATTTGGATTTAAATAGTCAGATAGAATTAATTTATCATTTGAAAGAGTGGGTAAAAAATGAAAGACGATGTATTATAGCAGTTCTTCATGATATAAATGCTGCTTTGAATTTTGCAGATAAATTATTAATTTTAAAAAACGGCGGTTCTAAATATTTCGGAAGTATAGATAATTTTGATATAAGATTGTTAAATGATATTTATGATATAAATGTAATAGATTATATGAATAAATGTTTTAATAAATGGAAATAA
- a CDS encoding ethanolamine utilization protein yields the protein MKVLTEQMIRDEILNKDISEYFIAEGVFVTPSAIKYLASRKIKLKIISNNINIGSSTSSPKSYGISGIENIVYYIDYETNKRLDTKPENYTHLYNNVLVEKNHPRIIFRGKLDSLLALIIDIQFEFKERDEYKLLEYLEKYHKLIHAILYSEVSNKSLEFDTIFGLKEEEIRNISHHPKEYFGCDHIFVNYNMPYTVIKLNLIRTAVREAELIAYNALKNEREDLIKLLNRMSSAVYILMLMAYTDKYILE from the coding sequence ATGAAAGTTTTGACAGAACAAATGATTAGAGATGAAATACTCAATAAAGATATATCAGAATATTTTATAGCAGAAGGAGTTTTTGTTACACCTTCTGCTATAAAATATTTGGCTTCAAGAAAAATAAAACTAAAAATAATATCTAATAATATTAATATTGGAAGTTCTACATCAAGTCCTAAATCTTATGGTATAAGCGGGATAGAAAATATTGTATATTATATAGATTATGAGACAAATAAGAGATTGGATACTAAACCTGAAAATTATACTCATTTATATAATAATGTATTAGTAGAAAAAAATCATCCTAGGATAATATTTAGGGGAAAATTAGATAGTCTTCTTGCTTTGATAATAGATATACAATTTGAGTTTAAAGAAAGAGATGAATACAAATTATTAGAATATTTAGAAAAATATCATAAACTTATTCATGCAATATTATATTCTGAGGTTTCTAATAAAAGTTTGGAATTTGATACTATATTCGGTTTGAAAGAAGAAGAGATAAGAAATATATCTCATCACCCTAAAGAGTATTTTGGATGTGATCATATATTTGTTAATTATAATATGCCGTATACTGTTATAAAACTTAATTTGATAAGAACAGCGGTTAGAGAAGCAGAATTAATAGCTTATAATGCTTTGAAGAATGAAAGAGAAGATCTCATAAAATTATTAAATCGTATGAGCAGTGCTGTTTATATATTAATGCTAATGGCATATACAGATAAATATATACTTGAATAA
- a CDS encoding RluA family pseudouridine synthase, which translates to MRKKKNKLNENIEELYKKSVIRKCRIEEDIEENTRLDKYMGDRFSYYSRNKWQDLIGQGLVLLNNSKVKYTRTVKKGDEIAYHIIGMKEPEVNKNVSIVYDDGDLIVANKPANLPVIPSGKYYHNTLHTIVKNMLNSNINMLNRIDRETSGCVVLSRSSKSASNFCAMLAGRKVNGKQYKRNSIKKTYIAVIENAKDIEDKFTVEGYMLESGHEYYRRFQTLHKENIEGSKYSKTSFKTIKKIGDYAVVMARLYTGRMHQIRVHLYSKGFFMIGDKIYGKYGPKVFDDFIEKGIIPEGFFNRQALHAYSLKFNHPITDEIIKVKAPLPKDLRELIKKIENIVKK; encoded by the coding sequence ATGAGAAAGAAAAAAAATAAATTAAATGAGAATATAGAAGAATTGTATAAAAAATCTGTAATAAGAAAATGCCGCATAGAAGAAGATATAGAAGAAAATACAAGATTAGATAAATATATGGGAGATAGATTCTCTTATTATTCAAGAAATAAATGGCAGGATTTGATAGGTCAGGGTTTAGTTCTTCTTAATAATAGTAAAGTAAAATATACAAGAACCGTAAAAAAAGGAGATGAAATAGCTTATCATATTATAGGAATGAAAGAGCCTGAAGTTAATAAAAATGTATCCATAGTATATGATGACGGAGATTTAATTGTAGCGAATAAGCCAGCTAATTTGCCGGTTATACCTTCGGGTAAATATTATCATAATACACTTCATACAATAGTAAAAAACATGCTCAATAGCAATATAAATATGCTTAATAGAATAGACAGAGAAACCAGCGGATGCGTAGTCCTTTCAAGAAGCAGCAAATCAGCATCGAATTTCTGTGCTATGCTTGCCGGAAGAAAAGTGAATGGAAAACAGTATAAAAGAAATTCAATAAAAAAAACATATATTGCTGTAATAGAAAATGCTAAAGATATAGAAGATAAATTTACTGTTGAAGGCTATATGCTTGAAAGCGGACATGAATATTACAGAAGATTTCAAACACTTCATAAAGAAAATATCGAAGGTTCAAAATATTCAAAAACTTCTTTCAAAACCATAAAAAAAATAGGGGACTATGCTGTTGTTATGGCAAGACTTTATACAGGAAGAATGCATCAGATAAGAGTACATTTATATTCTAAAGGGTTTTTTATGATAGGTGATAAAATATATGGAAAGTATGGTCCTAAAGTTTTTGATGATTTCATAGAAAAAGGTATTATTCCTGAAGGTTTTTTCAATAGACAGGCTCTACATGCCTATAGTCTTAAATTTAATCACCCAATTACTGATGAAATAATCAAAGTAAAAGCACCTTTACCCAAAGATTTAAGAGAATTAATAAAAAAAATAGAAAATATTGTAAAAAAATAG
- a CDS encoding PepSY-like domain-containing protein yields the protein MKKLSIFLASLFILSASSLFADMVVPPSALPQQASAFIQRVFPGAQIWKVERDGRKFDVQLSNGVSIDFLGNGDWDNIDSEYAPIPDAAFPAAVIQAVRNAYPQAAIIDAEKEWGNYKLKLNNMMELMVTGNGQIMRQKFDD from the coding sequence ATGAAAAAATTATCTATCTTTTTAGCATCATTATTTATTTTATCAGCTTCAAGTCTTTTTGCTGATATGGTGGTTCCGCCTTCAGCATTGCCTCAGCAAGCATCAGCATTTATACAAAGAGTATTTCCGGGAGCTCAAATTTGGAAAGTTGAAAGAGACGGAAGAAAATTTGATGTGCAGTTATCAAATGGTGTGTCTATAGACTTTTTAGGTAATGGAGATTGGGATAATATAGACAGTGAATATGCTCCTATACCAGATGCTGCTTTTCCTGCTGCTGTTATACAGGCTGTAAGAAATGCATATCCTCAGGCTGCTATAATTGATGCAGAAAAAGAGTGGGGAAACTATAAACTAAAATTAAACAATATGATGGAGCTTATGGTAACAGGAAACGGACAGATTATGAGACAAAAATTTGATGATTAA
- a CDS encoding sulfate/molybdate ABC transporter ATP-binding protein, producing MSLIVDIKKKLSNFDLDLQFEVRSGVFSILGASGSGKSMALKCIAGIEKPDSGYIEFNGNIFYDSKKHINIKPQKRNVGFLFQNYALFPNMTVEENIKCGIRDKKNNIDIKSIMNKFFIYDIKNKKPREISGGEQQRTALARIFVSSPSILMLDEPLSALDYHIKWELEKFILSAIKEFDGTTLFVSHNRDEVYRLSDNIGIINKGKFDIIDSKYNLFENPKTYFSALLTGYKNFSRIKILENSKVECIDWNINLTIENNNLKNIENANYIGMRPYSFFDYDDNKKNDIYIRSKIINITEDMFSYIITLVPINSENQITWRLDKNKYKNDYKLGKEINLGFESNDIIFLK from the coding sequence TTGAGTTTAATAGTTGATATAAAAAAGAAGCTGTCTAATTTTGATTTAGATTTGCAGTTTGAAGTAAGAAGCGGAGTGTTTTCTATACTCGGAGCATCTGGAAGCGGTAAAAGTATGGCTTTAAAATGTATTGCAGGAATTGAAAAACCTGACAGCGGATATATAGAATTTAATGGAAATATTTTTTATGATTCTAAGAAACATATTAATATAAAACCTCAAAAAAGAAATGTTGGTTTTTTATTTCAAAATTATGCTTTATTTCCAAATATGACAGTTGAAGAAAATATTAAATGCGGTATAAGAGATAAAAAAAATAATATTGACATTAAAAGCATAATGAATAAATTTTTTATATATGATATTAAAAATAAAAAGCCGAGAGAAATATCAGGAGGAGAACAGCAAAGAACTGCATTAGCAAGAATATTTGTATCATCTCCTAGTATATTAATGCTTGATGAACCTTTGAGTGCTTTAGATTATCATATAAAATGGGAACTAGAAAAATTTATTTTATCAGCTATAAAAGAGTTTGACGGCACTACTTTATTTGTATCGCATAATAGAGACGAGGTTTACAGACTATCAGACAATATAGGAATAATAAATAAAGGAAAATTTGATATAATAGATTCTAAATATAATCTATTTGAAAATCCTAAAACATATTTCTCAGCACTTCTTACAGGATATAAAAATTTTTCAAGAATAAAAATATTAGAAAATAGCAAAGTAGAATGCATTGATTGGAATATTAATTTAACTATTGAAAATAATAATTTAAAAAATATAGAAAATGCTAATTATATAGGAATGCGTCCTTATTCTTTTTTTGATTACGATGATAATAAAAAAAATGATATATATATAAGATCCAAGATAATAAATATTACAGAGGATATGTTTTCATATATTATAACTTTAGTACCAATAAACAGCGAAAATCAAATAACTTGGAGGCTGGATAAAAATAAATATAAAAATGATTATAAACTTGGAAAAGAAATAAATTTAGGTTTTGAAAGTAATGACATAATATTTTTAAAATAA
- the modB gene encoding molybdate ABC transporter permease subunit: protein MEYSPLILSIKTALYSTIITFFIGIYAALIVVKIKKFSSLFDIIFTLPLVLPPTVVGFFLLLLFGRNSFIGGIAAKLGFPFVFTLRGAVLASFIVSFPIMYRTSKGAFEQIDKNIINAARTLGKSENWIFWRVILPNTWHSILGGTILSFTRALGEFGATIMIAGNIPKKTQTMSLAVYTAVQAGDRELAFKWVMIIVSISFISIMIMNIILPISDSIKKRL from the coding sequence ATGGAATATTCTCCATTAATTTTATCTATAAAAACTGCATTATATTCCACAATAATAACTTTTTTTATAGGAATATACGCAGCTCTTATAGTAGTAAAAATTAAAAAATTTTCATCTCTTTTTGATATAATATTTACACTTCCGCTTGTGCTTCCTCCTACAGTTGTGGGATTTTTTCTATTATTATTGTTTGGAAGAAATTCTTTTATAGGAGGCATAGCTGCTAAATTAGGATTTCCTTTTGTATTTACATTAAGAGGTGCAGTATTAGCTTCATTTATAGTATCATTTCCTATAATGTATAGAACTTCAAAAGGTGCATTCGAGCAAATCGATAAAAACATAATAAATGCAGCAAGAACATTAGGAAAATCAGAAAATTGGATATTTTGGAGAGTAATACTTCCAAATACTTGGCATTCTATACTTGGGGGAACTATACTATCATTTACGAGGGCATTGGGAGAGTTTGGGGCTACTATAATGATAGCAGGAAATATACCAAAAAAAACACAGACTATGTCATTGGCCGTATATACAGCTGTTCAGGCTGGGGACAGAGAACTAGCTTTTAAATGGGTTATGATAATTGTGTCAATATCATTTATAAGTATAATGATTATGAATATTATACTGCCTATTTCTGATAGCATAAAAAAAAGATTATGA
- the modA gene encoding molybdate ABC transporter substrate-binding protein, with translation MKKIIFITLLISYLFVSCGSSNTAQTNTENKEILVLAAASLTDVLTELAENYKTETGTTVTFSFASSGALQTQIEAGAPADIFFSAAQKQMDALQEKDLIDKNTIKDLLENKIVLISPSNSALNIKSFTDITNADITKVGLGEPKSVPVGQYSEEILSNLSILDDVKQKAVYGSDVRNVLSWVETGEVDCGIVYATDAQIAKNINIIAEAPEGTHKKVIYPIAIVKSSENKEEAKKFIDYISNDKAIEAFKKYGFTVIQ, from the coding sequence ATGAAAAAAATAATATTTATAACTTTATTAATATCTTATTTATTTGTATCATGCGGTTCTTCAAATACTGCACAAACTAATACAGAAAATAAAGAGATATTGGTATTGGCTGCGGCAAGCTTAACTGATGTACTTACAGAATTAGCTGAAAATTATAAAACAGAAACAGGAACAACTGTTACATTCTCATTTGCTTCATCAGGAGCATTACAAACTCAAATAGAAGCAGGAGCACCGGCTGATATTTTCTTTTCGGCAGCACAAAAACAAATGGATGCCTTACAAGAAAAAGATTTAATTGATAAAAATACAATAAAAGATTTGCTTGAAAATAAAATTGTATTAATATCTCCAAGTAATTCAGCTTTAAATATAAAATCATTTACGGATATAACAAATGCCGATATTACTAAAGTAGGATTAGGAGAACCGAAAAGTGTGCCTGTAGGACAGTATTCTGAAGAAATATTAAGTAATTTATCCATATTAGATGATGTTAAGCAAAAGGCAGTTTACGGTTCTGATGTTAGAAATGTACTTTCTTGGGTGGAAACAGGAGAAGTTGACTGTGGTATAGTCTATGCTACTGATGCACAAATAGCAAAAAATATAAATATAATAGCAGAAGCTCCTGAAGGCACTCATAAAAAAGTTATTTACCCTATAGCTATAGTAAAATCTTCAGAGAATAAAGAAGAAGCTAAAAAGTTTATAGATTATATATCTAATGACAAAGCTATAGAAGCATTCAAAAAATACGGTTTTACTGTAATACAATAA
- a CDS encoding MogA/MoaB family molybdenum cofactor biosynthesis protein, producing the protein MKILVITVSDRAFKGIYEDKSGAVIVKTLEDNLKDKITNIKKIIVPDEYDIILKALNENKNNFDIIITTGGTGLSQRDVTPEATEAFCKKEVRGISDYLRQESIKDTIFAALSRGYAGINDNVFVVNFPGSKKGAEYCTNLLIPLLEHIISMMKGEGH; encoded by the coding sequence TTGAAGATACTTGTTATTACTGTGTCTGATAGAGCTTTCAAAGGCATATATGAAGATAAATCCGGTGCTGTCATAGTAAAAACTCTTGAAGATAATTTGAAAGATAAAATTACAAATATAAAAAAAATAATAGTTCCAGATGAATATGATATAATATTAAAAGCCTTAAATGAAAATAAAAATAACTTTGATATTATAATAACTACAGGAGGCACAGGCTTATCTCAAAGAGATGTAACTCCTGAAGCAACAGAGGCATTTTGTAAAAAAGAAGTAAGAGGAATATCTGATTATTTAAGACAAGAATCAATAAAAGACACAATATTTGCTGCTTTATCAAGAGGATATGCCGGTATTAATGATAATGTATTTGTAGTTAATTTTCCCGGAAGCAAAAAAGGTGCTGAATACTGCACTAATTTACTGATACCTTTACTAGAACATATCATTAGTATGATGAAAGGTGAAGGGCATTAA
- a CDS encoding MOSC domain-containing protein, with protein MEKKYFKLISLNISKDTGTIKTPVKSITLVEDKGVLNDAHFNKIKDRQVSLLAIEDIEYTNDKMQSNLKPGDFAENITTKDIELYKLPIGTKMYIGDTIVEVSKIGKACHHGCDIKQLVGDCIMPKKGIFVRVVKGGEIKVEDTCYYCV; from the coding sequence ATGGAAAAGAAATATTTCAAATTAATTTCATTAAATATATCAAAAGATACAGGTACAATAAAAACTCCTGTAAAAAGCATAACTTTGGTAGAAGATAAAGGTGTTCTTAATGATGCCCATTTTAATAAGATAAAAGACAGACAAGTTTCTTTGCTTGCCATTGAAGATATAGAATACACAAATGATAAAATGCAATCCAATCTCAAACCGGGCGATTTTGCAGAAAATATAACAACAAAAGATATTGAGCTTTATAAACTGCCTATAGGAACAAAAATGTATATAGGAGATACTATAGTGGAAGTTTCTAAAATAGGAAAGGCTTGTCATCATGGATGCGATATAAAACAATTAGTGGGCGACTGCATTATGCCTAAAAAAGGTATATTTGTAAGAGTTGTTAAAGGCGGTGAAATAAAAGTTGAAGATACTTGTTATTACTGTGTCTGA
- a CDS encoding XdhC family protein, protein MNNKQILDKALELVNNNIETELIKILKISGSAPRTLDAFMIAYREDNKEKDIGTIGGGLLEFEALKDAYVFLDNKETSNKKYNLTPQEAGGIGMVCGGSAEISFIYLNDNKDTINNIKKEIEDKESNVYIFGGGHVSYDLAEVLYKIGFNCIVIDDREEFANKSRFPNASKIILEDYENVFDKINISNRDYIVIVTRGHSNDYIVEKNALKTDALYIGMIGSKNKIRTLHDRLKKEENYTDEMISRVHAPIGIAIGAETTEEIAISIAAELILVRAKAENRRKIKN, encoded by the coding sequence ATGAATAATAAGCAAATATTAGATAAGGCTTTGGAACTTGTAAATAATAATATAGAAACAGAATTAATAAAAATACTTAAAATATCAGGATCTGCTCCAAGAACATTAGATGCTTTTATGATAGCTTATAGAGAAGATAATAAAGAAAAAGATATTGGAACTATAGGCGGAGGTTTATTGGAATTTGAAGCTTTAAAAGATGCTTATGTATTTTTAGATAATAAAGAAACTTCTAATAAAAAATATAATTTAACTCCTCAGGAAGCAGGAGGAATTGGTATGGTATGCGGAGGAAGTGCTGAGATATCATTTATATATTTAAATGATAATAAAGATACAATAAATAATATAAAAAAAGAAATTGAAGATAAGGAAAGCAATGTTTATATATTCGGCGGAGGGCATGTATCTTATGATTTGGCAGAAGTTTTGTATAAAATAGGTTTTAATTGTATTGTTATAGATGATAGAGAAGAGTTTGCAAATAAAAGCAGATTTCCTAATGCTAGTAAAATAATACTAGAAGATTATGAAAATGTTTTTGATAAAATAAATATTAGTAATAGAGATTATATAGTAATAGTAACAAGAGGACATTCTAATGATTATATAGTTGAAAAAAATGCTTTAAAAACTGATGCTTTATATATTGGAATGATAGGAAGTAAGAATAAAATAAGGACATTGCATGACAGATTAAAAAAAGAAGAAAATTATACTGATGAAATGATATCGAGAGTGCATGCTCCAATAGGAATAGCAATAGGTGCAGAGACTACAGAAGAAATAGCAATCAGTATAGCAGCCGAACTTATACTTGTTAGAGCAAAAGCAGAGAATAGAAGAAAAATAAAAAATTAA
- a CDS encoding molybdopterin molybdotransferase MoeA, with translation MARTFLHPNEALELVLKNSEDYGNEKISVLDSYNRVLADDIYALNDDPPFSKSSMDGYAYKKEDENKNSYVLIEDKIIYAGLCDKIDIKSGECIKIMTGAMLPENCDAVQRVEWIDEVKENSKTVINFTKKEITNNVIKKGNNKKSGDKVLDKKMLLPKDVAILAGFGYSNIEVKKKINTAVISTGNEIANIGESLKEGQIYDANAPMLTARTSALSCNTKFYGKVNDDEKEIKEILSKALDENYIVLISGGVSMGDFDYVHKELLDLGVNQIFHGIAMKPGKPLFFGKLGKKAVFALPGNTVSSFMTFEIMVKPYILNCLGINYDTNYIKALITEDFNRKDAERLEYIPVRLFFDDTKLLVKLIKYNNSSMISSFSEANGILKIDIGISDIVKGSIVDVRFL, from the coding sequence ATGGCTAGAACTTTTTTACATCCTAATGAAGCTTTAGAATTAGTATTAAAAAATTCTGAAGATTATGGTAATGAAAAAATATCAGTACTTGATTCTTATAATAGAGTTTTAGCTGATGATATTTATGCTTTGAATGATGATCCTCCTTTTAGTAAATCTTCTATGGACGGATATGCTTATAAAAAAGAAGATGAAAATAAAAATAGTTATGTTTTAATAGAAGATAAAATTATATATGCCGGACTTTGCGATAAAATTGATATTAAAAGCGGAGAATGTATAAAAATAATGACAGGTGCTATGCTTCCTGAAAATTGCGATGCGGTTCAGAGAGTGGAGTGGATAGATGAGGTAAAAGAAAATTCTAAAACAGTTATTAATTTTACTAAAAAAGAAATAACTAATAATGTAATAAAAAAAGGCAATAATAAAAAATCTGGAGATAAAGTATTGGATAAGAAAATGCTTTTACCTAAAGATGTTGCCATACTTGCAGGATTTGGTTATAGTAATATAGAAGTAAAAAAGAAAATAAATACTGCTGTAATATCCACAGGTAATGAAATAGCAAATATAGGAGAAAGTTTAAAAGAAGGTCAGATATATGATGCTAATGCTCCGATGCTTACTGCAAGAACTTCTGCTTTATCCTGTAATACTAAATTTTACGGTAAAGTTAATGACGATGAAAAAGAGATAAAAGAAATACTTTCAAAAGCATTAGATGAGAATTATATTGTTCTTATAAGCGGGGGCGTGTCTATGGGAGATTTTGATTATGTGCATAAAGAATTATTGGATCTTGGAGTTAATCAAATATTTCATGGTATTGCTATGAAACCCGGAAAACCTTTATTTTTTGGTAAATTAGGCAAAAAGGCTGTGTTTGCTTTACCGGGTAATACGGTTTCTTCTTTTATGACTTTTGAAATAATGGTTAAGCCTTATATATTAAATTGCTTAGGTATAAATTATGATACCAATTATATAAAGGCTTTAATCACTGAAGACTTTAATAGAAAAGATGCTGAAAGGCTTGAATATATACCTGTACGATTATTTTTTGATGATACAAAATTATTAGTGAAACTTATAAAATATAATAATTCTTCTATGATATCATCATTCTCTGAGGCTAATGGTATATTAAAAATAGATATTGGAATTTCAGATATTGTAAAAGGAAGTATAGTTGATGTTAGATTCCTTTAA